One genomic window of Indioceanicola profundi includes the following:
- a CDS encoding ABC transporter ATP-binding protein, whose translation MTTPYLSLENVDMHFTVGSNRFCAVKGVNLGIDKGEFVSIIGHSGCGKSTLLNIVAGLNRCTGGGVILDGREVDEPGPDRAVVFQNHSLLPWLTAYENVRLGVDKVFGRTKSKEERHDWTLHNLRLVHMEHAAKKRPDELSGGMKQRVGIARALAMEPKVLLMDEPFGALDALTRAHLQDTTMEIQARLNTTVIMITHDVDEAVLLSDRIVMMTNGPAATIGQVLTVDLPRPRRRLELADNPAYVRARTEVLRFLYERHAPASAAA comes from the coding sequence ATGACCACCCCCTATCTGTCGCTCGAGAATGTCGACATGCACTTCACCGTGGGGAGCAACCGCTTCTGCGCCGTGAAGGGCGTCAACCTCGGCATCGACAAGGGCGAGTTCGTTTCCATCATCGGCCATTCCGGCTGCGGCAAGTCCACCCTGCTGAACATCGTGGCGGGCCTGAACCGCTGCACCGGCGGCGGGGTGATCCTGGACGGGCGGGAGGTGGACGAGCCCGGACCCGACCGGGCCGTGGTGTTCCAGAACCACTCCCTGCTGCCCTGGCTGACCGCCTACGAGAATGTCCGCCTGGGCGTCGACAAGGTGTTCGGGCGCACCAAGTCCAAGGAGGAGCGGCACGACTGGACGCTGCACAATCTCCGCCTCGTCCATATGGAGCATGCGGCAAAGAAGCGTCCGGACGAGCTGTCCGGCGGCATGAAGCAGCGCGTCGGCATCGCCCGCGCCCTGGCCATGGAGCCCAAGGTCCTGCTGATGGATGAGCCGTTCGGCGCCCTGGACGCGCTGACCCGCGCCCATCTCCAGGACACGACCATGGAGATCCAGGCCCGGCTGAACACCACCGTCATCATGATCACCCACGATGTGGACGAGGCGGTGCTGCTGTCCGACCGCATCGTGATGATGACAAACGGCCCCGCCGCCACCATCGGTCAGGTCCTGACCGTCGACCTTCCCCGCCCGCGCCGCCGGCTGGAGCTGGCGGACAATCCCGCTTATGTGCGCGCCCGCACCGAGGTGCTGCGCTTCCTGTACGAGCGGCACGCGCCCGCCAGCGCCGCCGCCTGA
- a CDS encoding glycosyltransferase family 2 protein: protein MAQISVVIPTFNRSELLVGVVDALMGQTVPVKEIVIVDDGSSDDTAERVAGLSGPIRYLRQENSGKSAALNLGIANASGEFIWICDDDDLPVPEGAERLLDALRGNSAGFSFGEYRRFQVDPATGKPEVLDSGYWPEIGENHLRLTLMEDFFLFQNAMLVRKSAFEAVGPFRTDLVRSQDYEMAIRLARRFEGVHVPHVVFLQRIHEGDRGSEQERFSADRQFEKWMHYDGLIFRDLHAEMPLTEFTPAGMEPYPTQIGTRAALLQRACIMARRKQWDLALADLGRALWLAPEEPLTEPEAQVCKRFLMSKYGCEELLTNTGIGRRLRSFAESSPLGEAAVRIISEPLLWRAREAFAEGDMKTGFGFAGQLVSLRGYRGSSEVVWSAVQRRAPWKLSA from the coding sequence ATGGCACAGATTTCCGTCGTCATCCCGACCTTCAACCGGTCAGAGCTGCTGGTCGGGGTTGTTGACGCCCTGATGGGTCAGACAGTTCCGGTAAAGGAAATTGTCATCGTCGACGATGGTTCCTCGGATGATACGGCGGAGCGTGTTGCCGGATTGAGCGGGCCGATCCGCTATCTGCGCCAGGAGAACAGCGGGAAGTCCGCGGCGCTGAACCTGGGCATCGCCAACGCCTCGGGCGAGTTCATCTGGATCTGCGACGACGACGACCTGCCGGTTCCGGAAGGGGCGGAGCGCCTGCTGGACGCCCTACGCGGCAACTCGGCCGGCTTCAGCTTCGGCGAGTACAGACGTTTCCAGGTCGATCCCGCGACAGGAAAACCGGAAGTCCTGGACTCAGGCTATTGGCCGGAGATCGGGGAGAACCATCTGCGCCTGACGCTGATGGAGGATTTCTTCCTGTTCCAGAACGCCATGCTGGTGCGCAAGTCGGCCTTCGAGGCCGTCGGCCCGTTCCGGACCGATCTGGTGCGCTCACAGGATTACGAGATGGCGATCCGGCTGGCCCGCCGGTTCGAAGGGGTGCATGTCCCCCATGTGGTCTTCCTTCAGCGCATCCATGAGGGTGACCGCGGGTCGGAGCAGGAGCGGTTCTCCGCCGACCGGCAGTTCGAGAAATGGATGCATTATGACGGGCTGATCTTCCGCGACCTGCATGCGGAAATGCCCCTGACCGAGTTCACCCCGGCGGGGATGGAGCCCTATCCGACCCAGATCGGCACCCGCGCCGCCCTGTTGCAGCGCGCCTGCATCATGGCCCGGCGCAAGCAGTGGGACCTCGCCCTCGCCGATCTCGGCCGCGCCCTGTGGCTGGCCCCCGAGGAGCCGCTGACGGAGCCGGAGGCGCAGGTCTGCAAGCGCTTCCTGATGTCCAAATATGGCTGTGAGGAATTGCTGACCAACACCGGCATCGGCCGCCGGCTGCGCTCCTTCGCCGAGAGCAGCCCGCTGGGCGAGGCGGCCGTCCGCATCATCAGCGAGCCCCTGCTCTGGCGGGCGCGGGAGGCGTTCGCGGAGGGCGACATGAAGACCGGCTTCGGCTTCGCCGGCCAGCTCGTCTCCCTGCGCGGCTACCGCGGCAGCTCCGAGGTGGTCTGGTCCGCCGTGCAGCGCCGCGCGCCCTGGAAGCTCAGCGCCTGA
- the cysG gene encoding siroheme synthase CysG produces the protein MQSPRTPSEAAPARMAPLARLPVFLDLNGRRAIIGGGGAPAAWKAELLAAAGAEVHVFAAEPGAEMAALPGIALHHRAIVPADLEDAAILVADAEEDGEAASLYAMAKAAGVPCNIIDRPTFCDFTFGAIVNRSPVVVGITTDGAAPILGQTIRRRIETLLPPALGGWTAAAKALRGLIAKAVPDKQARRAAWERFADLAITARGAAPGPEELLARITEGTDSATGGRVTLVGAGPGDAELLTLKAVRALQSADVILFDDLVSAEVLELARREAKRMVVGKRGGRESCSQADINALMLQLARQGKHVVRLKSGDPMIFGRAGEEIETLENAGIPVEVVPGITAALAAASRLGVSLTHRDAAQSVRFLTGHSRKGVLPEGLDWRGLADPATTLMVYMGGRTASEAAGRLIAEGLSADTPVRIVTAVSRPNEKVERTTLAGLLETSVPTDDPVLIAIGRALALGRREAGETFVEGQGTQRRIRR, from the coding sequence ATGCAAAGCCCGCGCACGCCCAGTGAGGCCGCTCCCGCCCGGATGGCGCCGCTGGCACGCCTGCCGGTCTTCCTGGACCTGAACGGCCGCCGCGCCATCATCGGCGGCGGCGGAGCGCCCGCGGCCTGGAAGGCGGAGCTGCTGGCCGCGGCCGGGGCGGAGGTGCATGTCTTCGCCGCCGAGCCGGGGGCGGAGATGGCCGCACTGCCCGGCATCGCCCTGCACCACCGCGCCATCGTGCCGGCGGACCTGGAGGACGCCGCCATCCTGGTGGCGGACGCCGAGGAGGATGGGGAGGCCGCCTCCCTCTACGCCATGGCAAAGGCGGCCGGCGTGCCCTGCAACATCATCGACAGGCCGACCTTCTGCGACTTCACCTTCGGCGCCATCGTCAACCGCAGCCCGGTGGTGGTCGGCATCACCACGGACGGGGCGGCCCCTATCCTGGGCCAGACCATCCGCCGCCGGATCGAGACGCTGCTGCCCCCGGCGCTGGGCGGCTGGACCGCGGCGGCGAAGGCCTTGCGCGGCCTGATCGCCAAGGCCGTTCCGGACAAGCAGGCCCGCCGCGCGGCTTGGGAGCGGTTCGCCGACCTCGCCATTACCGCCCGCGGCGCGGCGCCCGGACCCGAGGAGCTGCTGGCCAGGATCACCGAAGGAACGGACAGCGCCACGGGCGGCCGGGTCACCCTGGTCGGGGCCGGGCCGGGCGATGCCGAGCTGCTGACCCTGAAGGCCGTCCGTGCCCTGCAGTCGGCGGATGTGATCCTGTTCGACGATCTGGTCAGCGCGGAGGTTCTGGAGCTGGCCCGGCGCGAGGCCAAGCGCATGGTGGTGGGCAAGCGCGGCGGGCGGGAATCCTGCTCCCAGGCCGACATCAACGCGCTGATGCTCCAGCTCGCCCGGCAGGGCAAGCATGTGGTGCGGCTGAAGTCCGGCGACCCGATGATCTTCGGCCGGGCCGGGGAGGAGATCGAGACGCTGGAGAATGCCGGGATACCGGTGGAGGTGGTTCCCGGCATCACGGCGGCCCTGGCCGCGGCCTCACGCCTCGGCGTCTCCCTGACCCACCGGGATGCCGCGCAGTCGGTGCGCTTCCTGACGGGCCACAGCCGCAAGGGCGTGCTGCCGGAAGGGCTGGACTGGCGCGGGCTGGCCGATCCGGCCACGACGCTGATGGTCTATATGGGAGGACGCACGGCCAGCGAGGCGGCGGGCCGGCTGATCGCGGAGGGCCTGTCCGCGGATACCCCGGTGCGCATCGTCACCGCCGTGAGCCGGCCGAACGAGAAGGTGGAGCGGACCACCCTGGCCGGTCTACTGGAAACCAGCGTTCCGACGGACGATCCGGTCCTGATCGCCATCGGTCGGGCGCTCGCCCTTGGACGGCGGGAAGCCGGGGAGACTTTCGTGGAAGGGCAGGGGACTCAGCGCCGGATCAGGCGCTGA
- the nirD gene encoding nitrite reductase small subunit NirD has translation MTTPVTWIAIGALADIPPRGARTVTTRDGEIAVFRTAADEVYALYNACPHKGGPLAQGIVHGRAVTCPLHNMVFDLATGEAGGEEKACARTAPVRLEGDRILLGLSAEALGVRAA, from the coding sequence ATGACCACGCCCGTCACCTGGATCGCCATCGGCGCCCTGGCCGACATCCCGCCCCGCGGGGCCCGCACCGTCACCACGCGGGACGGGGAGATCGCCGTGTTCCGCACGGCGGCGGATGAGGTCTACGCCCTCTACAATGCCTGCCCGCACAAGGGCGGGCCGCTGGCCCAGGGCATCGTGCATGGCCGGGCCGTGACCTGCCCGCTGCACAACATGGTCTTCGACCTCGCGACCGGCGAGGCGGGCGGGGAGGAGAAGGCCTGCGCCCGTACCGCACCCGTGCGGCTGGAGGGGGACCGCATCCTTCTCGGCCTCTCCGCGGAAGCGCTCGGCGTGCGTGCGGCCTGA
- a CDS encoding nitrate reductase has translation MPDALQPPASVKTTCPYCGVGCGILATPGPDGGVRVEGDPGHPANFGRLCSKGSALGETVDLSGRLLHPMVKGKRTGWDQALELVADTFARTIAEHGPDSVAFYVSGQILTEDYYVANKLMKGFIGSANIDTNSRLCMASTVAGHRRAFGADVVPGCYEDLEQADTIVLVGSNLMWCHPVLFQRIQAAREARPGMKLVVVDPRRTQTAAAADLHLPLAPDSDTALFNGLLTHLHEAGLTDSAFVEAHTAGLDAALEAARLNLGRVAELTGLAAERIADFYRLWAGTEKVVTVFSQGVNQSGHGTDKVNAIINCHLLTGRISRPGMGPLSVTGQPNAMGGREVGGLANQLAAHLTLEEPTDRELVRQAWNAPRMADKAGLKAVDLFQGIADGRVKAVWIMGTNPVDSMPAADAVRAGLADCPFVVVSDVMAETDTTLHADVLLPAAGWGEKDGTVTNSERRISRQRAFLPLPGEARPDWWIITQVARRMGFADQFAYGSQADIFREYAALTALAAASRQRPLDIGAMAGLDDAGYAGLEPVQWPVRSSGAADATRLFADGRFATLDGRARFVPTCVVRPESLPVARPLVLNTGRIRDQWHTMTRTGKSPRLSQHLAEPFLEIHPDDAAAAGIVPAGIVRVESDHGEALLRALVTDTARRGSVFAPMHWTDRYSAKGRIDAVVAPRTDPVSGQPALKNTAVTVTPAPMAWYGFAVLNREPLELAADYWAKARTRKGWRVELAGVAVPADWLAFAERLFGDGQGEIVSYGDPATGRHRFALVGADGVEAVLFLAPEPVTVARTWVVDLMSQPGADIRQLLAGRPGKAGADRGAIVCACFDVGAKQIAQAAAEGCETVDAVGKRLRAGTNCGSCRTEIGRILTHAKPAHAQ, from the coding sequence ATGCCTGATGCATTGCAGCCGCCGGCCTCCGTCAAGACCACCTGCCCCTATTGCGGGGTCGGGTGCGGAATCCTGGCGACGCCGGGTCCGGATGGCGGCGTACGGGTTGAAGGCGATCCCGGCCACCCGGCGAATTTCGGCCGGCTCTGCTCCAAGGGATCGGCGCTGGGCGAGACGGTGGATTTGTCGGGCCGGCTGCTGCACCCGATGGTGAAGGGCAAGCGCACGGGCTGGGATCAGGCGCTGGAACTGGTTGCCGACACCTTCGCCCGCACCATCGCGGAGCATGGGCCCGACAGCGTCGCCTTCTACGTCTCCGGCCAGATTCTGACGGAGGATTATTACGTCGCCAACAAGCTGATGAAGGGCTTCATCGGCTCCGCCAACATCGACACCAATTCCCGCCTCTGCATGGCTTCGACCGTGGCCGGGCACCGGCGGGCCTTCGGGGCCGATGTGGTGCCGGGTTGCTATGAGGATCTGGAGCAGGCGGATACGATCGTGCTCGTCGGCTCCAACCTGATGTGGTGCCATCCGGTGCTGTTCCAGCGCATCCAGGCGGCGCGCGAGGCGCGGCCGGGGATGAAGCTGGTGGTGGTCGATCCGCGCCGCACCCAGACGGCTGCGGCGGCCGACCTGCATCTGCCGCTGGCCCCGGACAGCGACACCGCCCTGTTCAACGGGCTGCTGACCCACCTGCACGAGGCCGGCCTGACCGACAGCGCCTTCGTGGAGGCGCATACCGCCGGCCTGGATGCGGCGCTGGAAGCGGCCCGGCTGAACCTGGGCCGAGTGGCCGAGCTGACGGGGCTCGCCGCAGAGCGGATCGCCGATTTCTACCGGCTCTGGGCCGGGACGGAGAAGGTGGTCACCGTCTTCTCCCAGGGCGTCAACCAGTCCGGTCACGGTACCGACAAGGTCAACGCCATCATCAACTGCCATCTGCTGACCGGCCGCATCTCCCGGCCCGGCATGGGCCCGCTCTCCGTCACCGGCCAGCCCAACGCCATGGGCGGGCGGGAGGTCGGCGGGCTCGCCAACCAGCTTGCCGCGCATCTGACGCTGGAGGAGCCAACGGACAGGGAACTGGTGCGCCAGGCCTGGAATGCCCCCCGCATGGCGGATAAGGCCGGGCTGAAGGCCGTCGACCTGTTCCAGGGCATTGCCGACGGACGGGTCAAGGCCGTCTGGATCATGGGCACCAACCCGGTGGACAGCATGCCGGCGGCGGATGCCGTGCGGGCGGGGTTGGCGGATTGCCCCTTCGTCGTCGTCTCCGACGTGATGGCGGAGACGGACACCACCCTGCATGCCGATGTGCTGCTGCCCGCCGCCGGCTGGGGGGAGAAGGACGGCACCGTCACCAATTCCGAACGCCGCATCTCCCGCCAGCGCGCCTTCCTGCCGCTGCCGGGGGAGGCGCGGCCGGACTGGTGGATCATCACCCAGGTGGCCCGCCGCATGGGCTTCGCCGACCAGTTCGCCTATGGGAGCCAGGCCGACATCTTCCGGGAATATGCGGCCCTGACCGCGCTGGCCGCCGCCAGCCGCCAGCGCCCGTTAGATATCGGTGCTATGGCCGGGCTGGACGATGCCGGCTATGCCGGGCTGGAGCCGGTGCAGTGGCCGGTTCGCTCGAGCGGTGCTGCCGACGCGACTAGGCTGTTCGCCGATGGCCGTTTCGCGACGCTGGACGGCCGCGCCCGCTTCGTGCCCACCTGCGTGGTGCGTCCGGAAAGCCTGCCCGTCGCCCGTCCGTTGGTGCTGAACACCGGCCGCATCCGCGACCAGTGGCACACCATGACCCGCACGGGCAAATCCCCGCGCCTGTCGCAACATTTGGCGGAGCCCTTCCTGGAAATCCATCCTGACGACGCGGCGGCGGCCGGCATCGTGCCCGCGGGCATCGTCCGGGTGGAAAGCGATCATGGGGAGGCGCTGCTGCGCGCCCTGGTGACCGACACGGCCCGGCGGGGCAGCGTCTTCGCGCCCATGCACTGGACCGACCGCTACAGTGCCAAGGGCAGGATCGACGCCGTGGTGGCCCCCCGCACCGATCCGGTTTCCGGCCAGCCGGCGCTGAAGAACACGGCCGTGACGGTCACGCCGGCACCGATGGCCTGGTACGGCTTCGCCGTGCTGAACCGGGAACCGCTTGAGCTGGCGGCCGATTATTGGGCCAAGGCCCGCACGCGCAAGGGCTGGCGGGTGGAGCTGGCCGGCGTGGCCGTGCCGGCGGACTGGCTGGCCTTCGCGGAGCGGCTGTTCGGGGATGGGCAGGGGGAGATCGTGTCATATGGCGATCCCGCCACCGGCCGGCACCGCTTCGCCCTGGTCGGGGCGGACGGTGTCGAGGCCGTGCTGTTCCTGGCGCCCGAACCGGTGACCGTGGCCCGCACCTGGGTGGTGGACCTGATGTCCCAGCCCGGCGCGGATATCCGCCAGCTTCTGGCCGGGCGGCCGGGCAAGGCGGGGGCGGATCGCGGGGCCATCGTCTGCGCCTGCTTCGATGTCGGGGCCAAGCAGATCGCGCAGGCGGCGGCGGAGGGCTGCGAAACCGTTGACGCCGTCGGCAAGCGCCTGCGCGCCGGGACCAATTGCGGCTCCTGCCGCACGGAAATCGGAAGGATTCTCACGCATGCAAAGCCCGCGCACGCCCAGTGA
- the nirB gene encoding nitrite reductase large subunit NirB, with the protein MHGPIRKERLVVIGNGMAAGRVLEELFERAPGKYDVTIFGAEPRVNYNRIMLSPVLSGEKQYQDILIHDEDWYRQNGVTLLAGRKVTAIDRAAKTVTAADGTQMHYDKLLLATGSDPFIIPVPGRDLPGVLTYRDLDDVEAMLAVAGTPGRRAVVIGGGLLGLEAAAGLKAQGMEVTVLHLMPTLMERQLDQAAGHLLEQAIKARGIDVITRANTHAITGTAKVEGVRLDDGREIPADIVVMAVGIRPSTGLAKAAGIEVNRGVLVDDALGTSDPDIFSVGECVEHRGQCYGLVAPLYEMGKVLAGRLAGDAGGAYTGSVTSTKLKVTGIDLFSAGDFAEGKGREEIVLRDATRGVYKRLVIQDNRIVGVVLYGDTADGPWFFDLLRSGTDISDLRETLIFGQSYAGGAPLDPMAAVAALPDEAEICGCNGVCKGKIVTAITAKGLTDVDGVRAATKASASCGSCTGLVEKLLGLTLGDAYKPAAVQPVCACTHYGHDEVRRLIVAQELKSMQAVMQALEWKTSCGCAKCRPALNYYLLSTWPGEYQDDQQSRFVNERLHANIQKDGTYSVVPRMWGGMTSAKELRAIADVADKYNIPSVKVTGGQRIDLLGVRKEDLLHVWADLNAAGLVSGHAYAKGLRTVKTCVGKEWCRFGTQDSTGLGIKLEKFLWGSWTPAKLKLAVSGCPRNCAEATCKDIGVICVDSGYELHFAGAAGLEIKGTEVLCHVKTEAEVMEYAAALTQLYREQGRYLERIYKWAKRVGTDMIRAQIVEDAERRRALYDRFVYSQQFAQVDPWAERVRGVDAHEFKPLANLSILEAAE; encoded by the coding sequence ATGCATGGACCCATCCGCAAAGAGCGTCTCGTCGTCATCGGCAACGGCATGGCCGCCGGCCGCGTGCTGGAGGAGCTGTTCGAGCGCGCCCCCGGCAAGTACGACGTGACCATCTTCGGCGCCGAGCCGCGGGTGAACTACAACCGCATCATGCTGTCCCCGGTCCTGTCGGGGGAGAAGCAGTACCAGGACATCCTGATCCATGACGAGGACTGGTACCGCCAGAATGGCGTGACCCTGCTGGCCGGCAGGAAGGTCACCGCCATCGACCGGGCGGCCAAGACCGTCACGGCGGCGGACGGCACGCAGATGCATTACGACAAGCTGCTGCTCGCCACCGGCTCCGACCCCTTCATCATTCCGGTGCCGGGCCGGGATCTGCCCGGCGTGCTGACCTACCGCGACCTGGACGATGTGGAGGCCATGCTGGCCGTGGCCGGAACGCCGGGACGCCGCGCCGTGGTGATTGGCGGCGGGCTGCTGGGGTTGGAGGCCGCGGCCGGGCTGAAGGCGCAGGGGATGGAGGTCACCGTCCTGCATCTGATGCCCACCCTGATGGAACGCCAGCTCGACCAGGCCGCCGGCCATCTGCTGGAGCAGGCGATCAAGGCTCGCGGCATCGACGTCATCACCCGCGCCAACACCCACGCCATCACCGGAACAGCGAAGGTGGAAGGCGTGCGGCTGGATGACGGGCGGGAAATCCCCGCCGACATCGTGGTCATGGCCGTCGGCATCCGCCCCAGCACCGGGCTTGCCAAGGCGGCGGGGATCGAGGTGAACCGCGGCGTGCTGGTGGATGACGCGCTGGGCACCAGCGATCCGGACATCTTCTCCGTCGGCGAATGCGTGGAGCATCGCGGCCAGTGCTACGGCCTCGTCGCGCCGCTCTATGAGATGGGCAAGGTGCTGGCCGGGCGGCTGGCGGGGGACGCGGGCGGGGCCTATACCGGCTCCGTCACCTCCACCAAGCTGAAGGTCACCGGCATCGACCTCTTCTCCGCCGGCGACTTCGCCGAGGGCAAGGGGCGGGAGGAGATCGTGCTGCGCGACGCCACCCGCGGCGTCTACAAGCGGCTGGTGATCCAGGACAACCGCATCGTCGGCGTGGTGCTGTATGGCGACACGGCGGACGGCCCCTGGTTCTTCGACCTGCTGCGCTCCGGCACAGACATTTCCGACCTGCGCGAAACCCTGATCTTCGGCCAGAGCTATGCGGGGGGCGCCCCCCTCGACCCTATGGCGGCCGTTGCAGCCTTGCCGGATGAGGCAGAGATCTGCGGCTGCAACGGCGTCTGCAAGGGCAAGATCGTCACCGCCATCACCGCCAAGGGCCTGACCGATGTGGATGGCGTGCGCGCCGCCACCAAGGCCTCCGCCTCCTGCGGGTCCTGCACCGGGCTGGTGGAAAAGCTGCTCGGCCTGACGCTGGGCGACGCCTACAAGCCGGCCGCCGTCCAGCCGGTCTGCGCCTGCACCCATTACGGCCATGACGAGGTCCGCCGCCTGATCGTGGCGCAGGAGCTGAAGAGCATGCAGGCCGTGATGCAGGCCTTGGAGTGGAAGACCAGTTGCGGCTGCGCCAAGTGCCGACCGGCGCTGAACTACTACCTGCTGTCCACCTGGCCCGGAGAGTACCAGGACGACCAGCAGTCCCGCTTCGTCAATGAGCGCCTGCACGCGAACATCCAGAAGGACGGCACCTACTCGGTGGTTCCGCGCATGTGGGGCGGCATGACCAGCGCCAAGGAGCTGCGCGCCATCGCCGACGTGGCGGACAAGTACAACATCCCCAGCGTCAAGGTTACCGGCGGGCAGCGCATCGACCTGCTGGGTGTCCGCAAGGAGGATCTGCTCCACGTCTGGGCCGATCTGAACGCGGCCGGGCTGGTCAGCGGCCATGCCTATGCCAAGGGGCTGCGCACGGTGAAAACCTGCGTGGGCAAGGAATGGTGCCGCTTCGGCACCCAGGACAGCACCGGGCTCGGCATCAAGCTGGAGAAGTTCCTCTGGGGCTCCTGGACCCCGGCCAAGCTGAAGCTGGCGGTCAGCGGCTGCCCCCGCAACTGTGCCGAGGCCACCTGCAAGGATATCGGCGTCATCTGCGTGGACAGCGGCTACGAGCTGCACTTCGCCGGTGCCGCGGGGCTGGAGATCAAGGGCACCGAGGTCCTCTGCCATGTGAAGACGGAGGCCGAGGTGATGGAGTATGCCGCCGCCCTGACCCAGCTCTACCGCGAGCAGGGGCGCTATCTGGAGCGCATCTACAAATGGGCCAAGCGCGTCGGCACCGACATGATCCGCGCCCAGATCGTCGAGGATGCGGAGCGCCGCCGCGCCCTCTACGACCGCTTCGTCTACTCCCAGCAGTTCGCGCAGGTCGATCCCTGGGCGGAGCGGGTGCGCGGCGTGGACGCGCACGAGTTCAAGCCCCTTGCCAACCTTTCCATCCTGGAGGCCGCGGAATGA
- the ntrB gene encoding nitrate ABC transporter permease, translating into MTALTKLDLSGDEAAAQPRRAEAVVHPLPAPPRASIPARLGGAARSAASAIVPPAVALLLVLGLWELLCSGEGAALPPPSQVLTDTWELIVDPFFDNGGTDKGMFWHLSASLQRVAIGFSLAAVAGIALGVLIGQSSLAQRGLDPMFQVLRTVPPLAWLPISLAAFQQADPSAIFVIFITAVWPIILNTAVGIRQIPKDYVNVARVLRLSPPEYFFKIMLPATVPYIFTGLKIGIGLSWLAIVAAEMLIGGVGIGFFIWDAWNSSLMSEIILALIYVGLVGFMLDRAIALIAVRVGGRTAN; encoded by the coding sequence ATGACCGCACTGACCAAGCTCGACCTCTCCGGCGACGAAGCCGCCGCCCAGCCGCGCCGCGCCGAGGCGGTGGTCCACCCGCTGCCGGCGCCGCCCCGCGCCAGCATCCCGGCCCGCCTTGGCGGCGCTGCCCGTAGCGCGGCCTCCGCCATCGTGCCGCCCGCCGTCGCCCTGCTTCTGGTGCTGGGGCTGTGGGAGCTGCTGTGCAGCGGCGAGGGTGCGGCGCTGCCGCCGCCCTCCCAGGTGCTCACCGATACGTGGGAGCTGATCGTCGATCCCTTCTTCGACAATGGCGGCACCGACAAGGGGATGTTCTGGCACCTCTCCGCCAGCCTGCAGCGCGTCGCCATCGGGTTCAGCCTGGCGGCCGTGGCCGGCATCGCGCTGGGCGTTCTGATCGGGCAGTCCAGCCTGGCCCAGCGCGGGCTGGACCCGATGTTCCAGGTGCTGCGCACCGTGCCGCCGCTGGCTTGGCTGCCGATCTCCCTGGCCGCGTTCCAGCAGGCCGACCCTTCCGCCATCTTCGTGATCTTCATCACGGCGGTGTGGCCGATCATCCTGAACACCGCGGTCGGCATCCGGCAGATTCCCAAGGACTATGTCAACGTGGCCCGCGTGCTGCGCCTGTCGCCGCCGGAATATTTCTTCAAGATCATGCTGCCGGCCACGGTGCCCTACATCTTCACCGGGCTGAAGATCGGCATCGGCCTGTCCTGGCTGGCCATCGTCGCGGCGGAGATGCTGATCGGCGGCGTCGGCATCGGCTTCTTCATCTGGGATGCCTGGAACAGCTCGCTGATGAGCGAGATCATCCTGGCCCTGATCTATGTCGGCCTGGTCGGCTTCATGCTGGACCGCGCCATCGCCCTCATCGCCGTCCGCGTCGGCGGCCGCACCGCAAATTGA